In Mastomys coucha isolate ucsf_1 unplaced genomic scaffold, UCSF_Mcou_1 pScaffold5, whole genome shotgun sequence, one genomic interval encodes:
- the Il5 gene encoding interleukin-5, which yields MRMLLHLSALTLSCVWVTAMEIPMSAVVKETLIQLSAHRALLTSNETMRLPVPTHKNHQLCIGEIFQGLDILKNQTVRGGTVEMLFQNLSLIKKYIDRQKEKCGEERRRTRQFLDYLQEFLGVMSTEWALEG from the exons ATGAGGATGCTTCTGCACTTGAGTGCTCTCACTCTCAGCTGCGTCTGGGTCACTGCTATGGAGATTCCCATGAGCGCAGTGGTGAAAGAGACCTTGATACAGCTGTCTGCTCACCGAGCTCTATTGACAAGCAATGAG ACGATGAGGCTTCCTGTTCCTACTCATAAAAAT CACCAGCTATGCATTGGAGAAATCTTTCAGGGGCTAGACATACTGAAGAATCAAACTGTCCGCGGGGGTACCGTGGAAATGCTATTCCAAAACTTGTCactaataaagaaatatattgatCGCCAAAAA GAGAAGTGTGGCGAGGAGAGACGGAGGACGAGACAGTTCCTGGATTACCTGCAAGAGTTCCTTGGGGTGATGAGTACGGAATGGGCAttggaaggctga